From the Salarias fasciatus chromosome 16, fSalaFa1.1, whole genome shotgun sequence genome, one window contains:
- the LOC115403228 gene encoding histamine N-methyltransferase A-like: MASEAQQTCYEGDTVDKFQFYLQQSGEHQAMIKAVHNLLPQEFQRIAKEKKNLDILGVGSGGGEMDAQILSFLQTTFPAMPITVDIVEGSSKLIDSFKGLVAKSPSLQKIPFGWHVMHSEDYAKQEKLKPDRKKFDFIHMIQMIYYVDDLDETIKFYHSLLKENGRLMIIIEIANGGWEILWRTYKKELCVNAIKDYRSAGDVIAALERQGLKYEEHLIPNRFDITGCFDPSNINGQRMLSFMTETHNFSQSFTPEIRAGILDLLRNKSSTLEDGKVLFNSNLSCIVVHA, from the exons ATGGCCTCAGAAGCACAGCAGACTTGTTATGAGGGGGACACTGTTGACAAATTTCAGTTCTACCTGCAGCAGTCTGGAGAGCACCAAGCCATGATTAAGGCTGTGCACAACCTTCTGCCACAAGAATTCCAGCG aattgcaaaagaaaaaaagaacctgGATATTCTTGGTGTTGGAAGCGGAGGAG GTGAGATGGATGCACAGATACTGTCCTTCCTGCAGACCACATTCCCTGCAATGCCCATCACTGTTGACATCGTGGAAGGAAGCTCTAAGCTCATTGACAGCTTCAAAG GTTTGGTAGCAAAGAGTCCCAGCCTTCAGAAGATCCCGTTTGGCTGGCACGTCATGCACAGTGAGGACTACGCAAAGCAGGAGAAACTAAAGCCAGACAGGAAGAAGTTTGATTTCATCCACATGATTCAG ATGATCTACTATGTGGATGATCTTGATGAAACAATCAAGTTTTACCACAGTCTGCTGAAAGAAAATGGCCGGTTGATGATCATCATTGAAATAG CCAATGGAGGGTGGGAAATTCTGTGGAGGACTTACAAGAAGGAGCTGTGTGTCAATGCAATCAAAGATTACCGCTCAGCAGGAGACGTTATTGCTGCCCTGGAGAGACAGGGCCTGAAGTATGAGGAACATCTGATTCCCAACCGTTTTGACATCACCGGGTGCTTCGATCCCAGTAACATAAATGGACAACGGATGCTGAGTTTCATGACGGAGACACACAACTTCAGCCAGTCCTTCACCCCAGAAATCAGAGCGGGCATTTTAGACCTGCTCAGAAACAAATCCAGTACGCTGGAAGATGGGAAAGTTTTATTCAACAGCAATCTGAGCTGCATTGTCGTTCATGCATAA
- the hnmt gene encoding histamine N-methyltransferase, producing MASPLKSLVHDDSRYQKAFQLFLERSTEHQCMQDFIHSKLPDLLASIGDGKSRLNVIGVGCGDGKIDLEMLSELRQKHPGVTVDYEVVEPSSQQLQKYKVSVSETPDLDHIKFIWNEMTASGFEEHWRRENMTKKADFIHMIQMLYYVADPGATVSFFQSLLDKKGKLLIILVSEESGWGKLWQTYKDQLVSSELSQCVTTGDIKSYLDARGVGYQWFELPSGMEITECFTEGDEKGELLLDFLTEVQDFSKTASPELKAGVLKLLRHPSCSVESDGKVIFNNNLGVVVIDQLT from the exons ATGGCATCTCCACTGAAGAGTCTGGTCCACGATGATAGCAGGTACCAGAAAGCCTTCCAGCTTTTTCTGGAGCGCTCCACTGAGCACCAGTGTATGCAGGACTTCATCCACAGTAAACTGCCGGATCTGCTGGCCAG TATTGGAGATGGAAAGTCCCGCCTAAATGTCATCGGAGTTGGCTGCGGAGACG GAAAGATTGACCTGGAGATGCTCTCTGAGCTCCGTCAGAAGCACCCAGGGGTGACGGTGGATTACGAGGTGGTGGAgcccagcagccagcagctgcaaAAGTACAAAG TTTCAGTGTCGGAGACGCCGGATTTGGATCACATCAAGTTCATCTGGAACGAGATGACTGCGTCTGGGTTTGAGGAGCACTGGAGACGGGAAAATATGACCAAGAAGGCAGACTTCATCCACATGATACAG ATGCTGTACTATGTGGCTGATCCCGGAGCAACTGTCAGCTTCTTCCAGAGTCTCTTGGATAAGAAGGGGAAGCTACTCATCATTCTGGTATCTG AGGAGAGCGGTTGGGGGAAGCTGTGGCAGACCTACAAGGACCAATTAGTCAGTTCGGAACTCAGTCAGTGTGTGACCACCGGAGACATTAAAAGCTACCTGGACGCCAGGGGAGTGGGCTACCAGTGGTTTGAGCTCCCGTCCGGGATGGAAATCACCGAGTGTTTCACTGAGGGAGACGAGAAGGGAGAGCTGCTTCTGGATTTTCTCACAGAGGTGCAGGACTTCAGCAAAACGGCCTCGCCCGAGCTGAAAGCGGGAGTGCTGAAGTTGCTTCGTCACCCAAGCTGCAGCGTGGAGTCCGACGGCAAAGTTATCTTTAACAACAACCTTGGCGTGGTAGTTATAGATCAGCTGACTTAA